A genomic region of Planococcus kocurii contains the following coding sequences:
- a CDS encoding M20/M25/M40 family metallo-hydrolase — MLRAPCTFPKRLRIEAPTEEVTKKLFERKDDLPEEARADLESGNYLFGRGTMDMKMGLALHMALIEKASTENWPLNLVLLTVPDEEVNSMGMRKAVSELVNLREERGLSYKMFFNSEPAFSQKPGDEKHYVYSGTLGKIMPAALFYGKETHVGEPLKGMTANYMASFLSQAMEWNALYRESDLGESTPLPVSLQQKDLKMQYSTQTPYRATALYNVFLMKRNAAEVMELFEQTAMQAATMCNTAYSGLCRREGIEGIGEVQVLRFEQLLKYAEAKRGVRFVSKLKAEILAHPEWDEREKSLRIADKLMIQCHELAPAIILLFAPPYYPAVNSSEDPFIMECIATVKRTAAENGVEVDQVHYFNGLCDLSYVNYSDPGNGWSSYECNTPVWGKTYSIPFADMLELQAPVLNVGPFGKDAHQYTERLHMDSAFVHTPHMLESLMKSLCKKVLETV; from the coding sequence ATGCTAAGAGCACCTTGCACTTTTCCAAAACGATTAAGGATAGAAGCGCCAACAGAAGAAGTGACGAAAAAGCTGTTTGAGCGAAAAGACGATCTTCCAGAAGAGGCGCGTGCAGATCTCGAGTCAGGTAACTACTTATTTGGCCGTGGCACGATGGATATGAAAATGGGGCTGGCTCTCCATATGGCACTCATTGAAAAAGCCAGTACGGAAAACTGGCCGCTGAACCTCGTGTTATTGACTGTGCCCGACGAAGAAGTTAACTCAATGGGCATGCGTAAAGCGGTGAGTGAGCTTGTTAACTTACGCGAAGAGCGCGGCTTGTCGTACAAGATGTTCTTTAACAGTGAGCCGGCATTTTCACAAAAACCGGGTGACGAAAAGCATTACGTCTATTCGGGGACGCTCGGAAAAATCATGCCAGCTGCACTTTTCTATGGCAAAGAAACGCATGTGGGTGAACCGTTAAAAGGCATGACAGCGAATTACATGGCTTCTTTTCTATCGCAAGCGATGGAGTGGAACGCTCTATACCGCGAAAGTGATCTTGGTGAAAGTACACCGCTACCGGTTTCGCTTCAACAAAAAGATTTGAAAATGCAGTATTCGACACAAACACCTTACCGAGCAACTGCTTTGTATAATGTTTTTCTCATGAAACGAAATGCTGCCGAAGTGATGGAACTGTTTGAACAAACGGCAATGCAAGCGGCGACTATGTGTAATACGGCATATAGCGGACTATGCAGGCGTGAAGGGATCGAAGGCATTGGGGAAGTACAGGTATTGCGCTTTGAGCAGTTACTTAAGTATGCAGAAGCGAAACGCGGTGTTCGCTTTGTTTCAAAACTAAAAGCAGAAATTTTAGCACATCCAGAATGGGACGAACGCGAGAAATCGTTGCGTATTGCTGATAAACTGATGATTCAATGTCACGAATTAGCACCAGCAATCATCTTGTTGTTTGCACCGCCTTATTATCCGGCAGTCAATTCATCGGAAGATCCATTTATCATGGAGTGCATTGCCACTGTAAAAAGAACAGCCGCAGAAAATGGCGTTGAAGTTGATCAAGTTCACTATTTTAACGGACTTTGCGATTTGAGTTATGTTAATTATAGCGACCCTGGTAACGGATGGAGCTCGTATGAATGCAACACGCCTGTATGGGGAAAAACCTATAGCATTCCGTTTGCCGACATGCTTGAGCTACAAGCGCCTGTGTTGAATGTTGGTCCGTTCGGCAAAGACGCTCATCAGTATACAGAGCGGCTTCATATGGACAGTGCTTTTGTTCATACGCCGCATATGCTGGAAAGTTTGATGAAGAGTTTGTGTAAAAAAGTACTTGAGACAGTTTAA
- a CDS encoding flavin reductase family protein produces the protein MISIDPEQNEERDNYKLLVGSIIPRPIAFVTTQSASGVVNGAPFSYFNVVSSNPPMVSLAIQRPASGMKDTARNIYGNGEFVVHIVDRDNVTKINETAASLPPSESEVEIVGLTQVPSSIVSVPGIVESKIRMECRLVESVALGGDGAGSDLFIGEIVQFHIDEAIYEKGRIDPKGLDAVSRLAGTNYAAIGEIFSMERPK, from the coding sequence ATGATATCAATTGATCCGGAACAAAACGAGGAACGCGACAATTACAAACTATTAGTGGGCTCGATTATTCCACGACCCATCGCGTTTGTCACAACGCAATCCGCGTCAGGAGTCGTTAACGGTGCACCGTTCAGCTATTTCAATGTTGTGTCTTCCAATCCGCCGATGGTGTCGCTTGCGATTCAACGACCAGCAAGTGGCATGAAAGACACTGCTCGTAATATTTATGGCAACGGTGAGTTTGTCGTGCATATTGTAGACCGTGACAATGTAACAAAAATCAACGAAACAGCCGCTTCTTTGCCTCCATCAGAAAGCGAAGTCGAAATAGTAGGGCTGACGCAAGTGCCGAGTTCAATCGTATCGGTTCCAGGCATCGTCGAGTCGAAAATTCGTATGGAATGCCGCTTAGTAGAGTCAGTTGCGTTAGGTGGAGACGGTGCAGGCAGTGATTTGTTCATTGGGGAAATTGTGCAGTTCCACATTGACGAAGCTATTTACGAAAAAGGACGCATCGATCCGAAAGGACTGGATGCTGTAAGCCGGTTAGCAGGAACAAATTATGCAGCGATCGGCGAAATTTTTTCAATGGAACGTCCAAAATAA
- a CDS encoding putative bifunctional diguanylate cyclase/phosphodiesterase encodes MKHIERSNIKSKFSSYIFLHISIYYAWILFSDSNERTFVLVENLISWLAPIVACVTLFIVSRQSVGKNRLFWLLLSLGAFSYAIAEGIWVYSHNVSYEEPNYPGWPDVFYFFQIFFYLAAVVYQFKQKKEISYEIKFIFDMMIIITVSTALSWHFLIQYLLMEESSPMMLVVSIGYPLGDLLLLFGAISFYIGFSHLLPARVFVLIIIGLTFQIFADTAYLYSTVTDTYGSGTLYDPFWSLSLLLVALAGLHALDPLPKNGLQATSTRAHERISIRMLLPYLSLLLLFTIMLVEQRENMKGLIAGAFVAAVLIITRQVFTLRDNRRLLFNYDQLTSVLEHKIEQRTVEVTSKNEQLEKAVKQMEHMAYHDVLTNLPNRRLFVEKVENSIAVAKQNGQKLAVVFIDLDRFKNINDTFGHEFGDLLLQAFSQKILANLRPIDTISRQGGDEFTLFLADIHLKTDVIPIIRRLQSDFAKPMNINGQELPISMSIGIAMYPEDGETPSELLKHADRAMYSAKAKGKNNYQFFSTDMTFVTSSKLVLENDLRRAFSNEEFFLHYQPQVCASSGDVIGMEALIRWQKAEGTIVSPAEFIPLAEETRLILPIGEWVLYTACKQVKEWHNSGYPHLKLAVNLSPLQFLQDDLLETISLVLATTHFPAALLELEITESVALDDAEKAISRMHALRKMGIQMAIDDFGTGYSSLNYLKRFPLNNLKIAQPFVQDMTTNPYDKALVEAMIFIAHSFDMSVIAEGVETEEQLALLKELGCDEIQGYLFSRPLPADRFTQLLVTGFPSVNMI; translated from the coding sequence GTGAAGCATATCGAACGTTCCAACATTAAAAGTAAATTTTCTAGCTATATCTTTCTTCATATTTCTATTTACTACGCTTGGATTTTGTTTAGCGATAGCAACGAACGTACTTTTGTATTGGTCGAAAACCTGATTTCGTGGCTTGCGCCTATCGTTGCTTGTGTCACGTTGTTTATCGTCTCCCGTCAATCAGTTGGCAAAAACCGTCTGTTTTGGTTACTGCTTTCTTTAGGAGCTTTCAGCTACGCAATCGCTGAAGGTATTTGGGTTTATAGCCATAACGTTTCATATGAAGAGCCCAATTATCCAGGGTGGCCAGATGTCTTTTACTTTTTCCAAATCTTTTTCTATTTAGCTGCTGTTGTTTACCAGTTTAAGCAAAAGAAAGAAATTTCTTATGAAATTAAATTTATTTTCGATATGATGATTATCATTACTGTTTCTACCGCTCTCAGCTGGCATTTTTTGATTCAGTATTTACTGATGGAAGAATCTTCACCAATGATGCTCGTTGTCTCTATAGGTTATCCACTTGGAGATTTGTTGTTGCTATTTGGTGCGATCAGTTTTTACATTGGCTTTTCCCACTTGTTACCAGCACGTGTGTTTGTTTTAATCATTATCGGCCTAACTTTTCAGATTTTTGCCGATACCGCTTACCTGTATTCAACAGTTACTGATACTTATGGTTCGGGTACTTTATATGATCCATTTTGGTCTCTTAGTCTGTTACTAGTGGCACTTGCTGGCTTGCATGCTCTTGATCCTTTACCCAAAAATGGTTTACAAGCAACTTCAACAAGGGCACATGAACGAATTTCAATTCGTATGCTGTTACCGTACCTGAGTCTCCTTCTTCTATTCACCATTATGCTTGTTGAACAAAGAGAAAACATGAAGGGCTTGATTGCTGGCGCTTTTGTGGCGGCTGTTCTTATTATTACGAGACAAGTTTTTACGCTACGTGATAATCGGAGACTGCTATTCAACTATGACCAGCTAACCTCTGTCCTTGAGCATAAAATTGAACAACGAACAGTAGAAGTCACTTCTAAAAACGAACAGCTAGAAAAAGCGGTCAAACAAATGGAGCACATGGCTTATCACGACGTATTAACCAACCTTCCAAACAGAAGGCTATTCGTTGAAAAAGTGGAGAATTCCATAGCAGTTGCCAAACAAAATGGTCAAAAGCTCGCTGTCGTATTCATAGATTTGGATCGTTTCAAAAATATTAATGATACATTCGGCCACGAATTTGGAGACTTATTGCTTCAAGCATTTTCGCAAAAAATATTGGCGAATTTGCGTCCGATTGATACCATTTCTCGACAGGGCGGTGACGAATTCACACTTTTCCTTGCTGATATCCATCTTAAAACAGACGTTATCCCAATCATTCGTAGGTTACAGTCTGATTTTGCAAAGCCTATGAACATCAATGGGCAAGAATTGCCTATCTCGATGAGTATTGGCATTGCCATGTATCCAGAAGATGGAGAAACACCAAGCGAATTGCTAAAACATGCGGACAGGGCCATGTATAGTGCAAAAGCAAAAGGCAAAAATAATTATCAATTTTTCTCAACTGATATGACTTTCGTTACTTCCAGTAAATTAGTATTAGAAAATGATCTGCGTCGCGCTTTTTCCAATGAGGAATTCTTTCTTCATTATCAACCACAAGTTTGTGCTTCGAGTGGTGATGTTATCGGAATGGAAGCGTTGATTCGCTGGCAAAAAGCAGAGGGTACCATCGTTTCTCCCGCAGAATTTATTCCTTTGGCTGAAGAAACTCGCTTAATTCTTCCTATTGGTGAATGGGTGCTTTATACAGCTTGCAAGCAAGTAAAAGAATGGCATAATTCTGGATATCCTCACCTGAAGCTCGCTGTAAACTTATCGCCCCTTCAGTTTTTGCAAGACGATTTGTTGGAGACGATCAGTCTGGTATTAGCAACTACCCACTTTCCAGCAGCTTTGTTAGAACTAGAAATTACGGAAAGTGTGGCGCTTGATGATGCGGAAAAAGCCATTTCTCGAATGCACGCATTGAGAAAAATGGGCATTCAGATGGCGATCGATGATTTTGGAACTGGCTACTCATCACTAAACTATTTGAAACGTTTCCCACTCAACAACTTGAAAATCGCTCAACCTTTTGTCCAAGACATGACCACAAATCCATACGATAAAGCACTCGTCGAAGCGATGATTTTTATCGCTCATAGCTTCGATATGTCAGTAATTGCAGAGGGTGTGGAAACTGAAGAGCAATTGGCGCTACTAAAAGAATTGGGCTGTGACGAAATCCAAGGCTACCTCTTTAGCAGACCGCTACCTGCTGATCGTTTTACTCAGTTGTTGGTCACCGGATTCCCTTCAGTCAACATGATTTAG
- a CDS encoding NADPH-dependent FMN reductase, with protein MTTVNIGIILGSTREGRLSPQVGNWVKELADKRGDANYTIIDIAEYKLPLLGENGGDASGAAGWSEAIAKQDGFVFITQEYNHSITGSLKNALDYLRVEWNNKAAGIVSYGSVGGARAAEHLRGILGELSVADVRVHPALSLFTDFENGAELKAAPVQADSVNQMLDQVIPWSTALKTIR; from the coding sequence ATGACAACAGTAAATATCGGCATCATCTTAGGATCAACACGCGAAGGGCGCTTAAGCCCACAAGTAGGCAACTGGGTAAAAGAATTAGCAGACAAACGCGGTGACGCGAACTATACAATTATTGATATTGCTGAATACAAATTGCCGCTTCTTGGCGAAAACGGTGGCGACGCATCCGGAGCAGCTGGCTGGTCTGAAGCGATTGCTAAACAAGACGGCTTTGTCTTTATTACACAAGAATACAACCATTCCATTACAGGGTCACTAAAAAATGCACTCGATTATTTACGCGTGGAATGGAACAATAAAGCAGCGGGTATCGTATCGTACGGATCTGTCGGCGGAGCGCGTGCTGCAGAACATTTACGGGGCATTTTGGGTGAATTATCTGTAGCGGACGTTCGCGTTCATCCAGCATTGTCATTGTTCACAGACTTTGAAAATGGCGCAGAGCTAAAAGCTGCACCGGTTCAAGCAGATTCCGTCAATCAAATGCTCGACCAAGTAATTCCGTGGTCAACAGCATTGAAAACAATCCGTTAA
- a CDS encoding RidA family protein produces MENDKITRRNPIGMPKPVGNYTHITRIPRNAELYVTSGQIGLDANGKLPKGFHSQITNTVKNIKQVLYSEQLTAENIIKVNIWATEKIDWDFLYAEWSQLFGTDYPAMTIGYITELGLPDIKIEIEIWAAQV; encoded by the coding sequence GTGGAAAACGATAAAATCACCAGACGCAATCCCATCGGTATGCCGAAACCCGTCGGCAATTACACACACATTACGAGAATCCCCAGAAATGCAGAGCTGTATGTGACTTCGGGGCAAATTGGTCTAGATGCGAACGGCAAGCTTCCTAAGGGATTCCATTCTCAAATTACCAATACAGTTAAAAATATTAAACAAGTTCTCTATTCAGAACAGTTAACTGCTGAGAATATCATCAAAGTAAATATATGGGCTACCGAAAAGATCGATTGGGATTTCTTATATGCTGAATGGTCACAGCTATTCGGCACTGATTATCCAGCCATGACGATTGGGTACATTACAGAACTGGGGTTGCCCGACATCAAAATTGAAATTGAAATTTGGGCAGCTCAAGTTTGA
- a CDS encoding putative hydro-lyase, which translates to MINLQNSTPEEIRQLIREGNLKSPTSGMANGFLQANLVVLPKDMAFDFLLFCQRNPKSCPLIDVTDAGSFTPVQSAPTADIRSDIPLYHVYRDGKLTETLTNITELWNNDMVAFLIGCSFTFEEALVNNGIPIRHNDEGINVPMYKTSIPTIKAGIFEGPTVVSMRPVAEKDVVRAVQVTSRFPTVHGAPLHIGNPESIGIDDINQPDYGDRVTINDGEVPLFWACGVTPQAIAAHVKPPFMITHAPGHMFITDIKTEEVGVI; encoded by the coding sequence ATGATCAACTTACAAAATTCCACACCAGAAGAAATCCGGCAGCTGATTCGAGAAGGCAATTTAAAGAGTCCTACTTCGGGGATGGCGAATGGCTTTTTGCAAGCTAACCTTGTCGTTCTTCCAAAAGACATGGCGTTCGATTTCCTGCTATTTTGCCAGCGCAACCCAAAATCTTGTCCATTAATAGACGTCACCGATGCCGGTTCATTTACACCTGTCCAATCCGCGCCTACAGCAGATATAAGAAGTGACATTCCGCTTTATCATGTTTACCGAGACGGGAAATTAACGGAAACGCTGACAAACATTACGGAGCTTTGGAATAATGACATGGTCGCGTTTCTCATTGGTTGTAGCTTTACGTTTGAAGAAGCTTTAGTCAACAATGGCATTCCGATTCGCCACAACGACGAAGGAATAAATGTACCGATGTACAAAACATCTATTCCAACCATTAAAGCCGGAATATTCGAAGGACCCACTGTTGTCAGTATGCGTCCTGTTGCCGAAAAAGATGTGGTACGCGCTGTGCAAGTAACAAGTCGTTTTCCAACCGTCCACGGTGCACCGCTCCATATTGGCAATCCGGAAAGTATCGGTATCGACGATATAAATCAGCCTGACTACGGTGACCGCGTGACGATTAACGATGGTGAAGTGCCGCTTTTTTGGGCTTGCGGGGTCACGCCACAAGCCATTGCTGCACATGTCAAACCGCCATTCATGATTACTCATGCGCCAGGGCATATGTTTATTACAGATATAAAAACCGAAGAAGTCGGAGTCATATAA